The following coding sequences are from one Acidobacteriota bacterium window:
- the rbsC gene encoding ribose ABC transporter permease (functions to transport ribose at high affinity; forms a complex with RbsA2C2B): MRLHRFISIPGRQLGTLLGLLSLCVVLWILTPYFLTLSNLLNIVEQSSVIAIMAAGMTFVIITAGIDLSVGSVLALSGVVMATLLQAGVPLPLALAASLVTGFLCGLLNGVLITRGRLPPFISTLGMMSVARGAALLVTQGRPVSGFSESFRFLASGEILYVPIPILIMLLVFLAAAVLLGKTGFGRHVYAIGGNEEAALLSGVDVRKLKTLVYGICGMLSGLAAVILTARLNSAQPIAGIMYELDAIAATVIGGTSLMGGEGTVFGTLVGALIMGVLRNGLNLLDVSSFVQQIVIGSVIILAVLVDMFLKNRRA, from the coding sequence ATGAGACTTCATCGGTTCATTTCCATACCGGGGCGTCAATTGGGAACGCTTCTGGGTCTACTGAGCCTGTGTGTGGTGCTCTGGATCCTTACTCCCTATTTCCTGACCCTCTCGAACCTTCTCAACATTGTGGAGCAGTCCTCCGTGATCGCCATCATGGCGGCCGGGATGACCTTTGTCATCATTACCGCCGGAATCGACCTCTCGGTGGGTTCGGTTCTGGCCCTGTCCGGCGTGGTGATGGCCACGCTGTTGCAGGCCGGTGTTCCGCTCCCACTGGCCCTGGCGGCCAGCCTGGTCACCGGATTTCTCTGCGGCCTGCTCAACGGTGTCCTGATTACCCGGGGGCGACTCCCGCCCTTCATTTCGACCCTGGGAATGATGAGCGTCGCCCGGGGCGCCGCCCTGCTCGTGACCCAGGGAAGGCCGGTATCAGGATTCTCGGAATCCTTTCGATTCCTGGCTTCGGGCGAGATCCTCTACGTTCCGATTCCCATCCTCATCATGCTCCTGGTCTTTCTTGCGGCGGCAGTCCTGCTGGGGAAGACCGGCTTTGGCCGACATGTATACGCCATTGGTGGCAACGAGGAGGCGGCCCTTCTGTCCGGTGTCGACGTCAGAAAACTCAAGACCCTGGTCTACGGAATTTGCGGGATGCTGAGCGGGTTGGCTGCCGTCATCCTGACGGCTCGTCTCAACTCGGCCCAACCCATTGCCGGCATCATGTACGAGCTGGATGCCATCGCCGCCACCGTGATCGGAGGAACCAGCCTGATGGGCGGCGAAGGCACCGTTTTCGGGACACTGGTGGGAGCCCTGATCATGGGGGTCCTGCGAAACGGGCTGAACCTTCTGGATGTTTCTTCCTTCGTGCAGCAGATCGTCATCGGTTCGGTGATCATTCTGGCTGTGTTGGTGGACATGTTTCTCAAGAATCGCAGAGCCTGA
- a CDS encoding gamma-glutamyltransferase family protein, which translates to MIVAPQPEAVEQGAKVLAAGGNAFDAALACAWIQFLVDPHSCGVGGYLLLNCWLGRTAEPLPILDAPALAGSRVRPEMWESQVIGPNPGGWGFQLRDQVNEDGYLSICTPGTIRGLETIHSRWCSRPWPELVQPAIELAEEGWQVSASMATRWREKPHYYETTSLQEKLAVTPEASRIYLKADGSTYEAGDRLRNPDYGRTLERLAREGPQDFYLGEMARAMTSDLEAHQSWITPQDLSGYQVRDEPPVVVTYRDLLIHTAPAPHGGATLAAILNILEGYDLARLDHNSPAYIHLVSMAMKAAFADRNRYLGDPHFAKVPQQWLVSKERARQWREVIDSGKEIEPFRVQTGSTDTTHISVVDRWGNRVSLTHSLGTSSGVITPGLGFMYNNSMINFHPYAGHPNSILAGKGRTTGMTPTIVSRDGNPILVVGAPGATRIITAVLSVILNHVDFGMSVTEAVLAPRFDCQVDAITCQARIPEGVCAEVRKKHPIQRMPVSHGGFALVHAIGIDSESGALSGAADTGADGMALQVEDSRL; encoded by the coding sequence ATGATCGTGGCCCCTCAACCGGAAGCGGTTGAGCAGGGCGCCAAAGTGCTGGCCGCGGGAGGCAACGCCTTCGATGCCGCCCTGGCCTGCGCCTGGATCCAGTTCCTGGTCGATCCCCATTCCTGTGGAGTGGGCGGCTACCTGTTGCTCAACTGTTGGCTGGGGCGGACGGCCGAGCCCCTTCCCATCCTGGATGCTCCCGCCCTGGCGGGTTCCAGGGTCAGACCAGAGATGTGGGAATCGCAGGTGATCGGCCCCAATCCGGGCGGTTGGGGATTCCAGCTCCGGGACCAAGTCAATGAAGACGGCTATCTCTCGATCTGCACCCCTGGGACCATCCGCGGCCTGGAGACGATCCACAGCCGCTGGTGCAGCCGCCCCTGGCCCGAATTAGTGCAGCCCGCCATCGAGCTGGCAGAAGAGGGCTGGCAGGTCAGCGCCTCCATGGCCACCCGCTGGAGGGAAAAGCCCCACTACTACGAAACCACCTCGCTGCAGGAGAAGCTGGCAGTCACACCCGAGGCCAGCAGGATTTACCTTAAGGCTGACGGCAGCACCTACGAGGCGGGAGACCGCCTTCGCAACCCCGACTACGGGCGCACCCTGGAGCGGCTTGCGCGAGAGGGGCCCCAGGATTTCTACCTGGGTGAGATGGCCCGTGCCATGACCTCCGATCTGGAGGCTCACCAGAGCTGGATCACCCCTCAGGACCTGTCCGGATACCAGGTACGGGATGAGCCTCCGGTGGTCGTGACCTACCGCGACCTCCTCATTCATACGGCGCCGGCTCCCCACGGCGGCGCCACCCTGGCAGCCATCCTGAACATCCTGGAAGGTTACGATCTGGCCCGCCTGGACCACAATTCCCCAGCCTACATCCACCTGGTTTCGATGGCCATGAAGGCCGCTTTCGCCGATCGAAACCGCTACCTGGGGGATCCCCATTTCGCGAAGGTTCCCCAGCAGTGGCTGGTTTCCAAGGAACGGGCCCGGCAGTGGCGGGAAGTCATCGATTCAGGAAAGGAAATCGAGCCGTTTCGGGTCCAGACGGGCTCCACCGACACCACCCACATCAGTGTGGTCGACCGCTGGGGAAATCGGGTTTCTCTGACTCATTCCCTGGGCACCTCATCCGGGGTGATTACTCCCGGACTGGGCTTCATGTACAACAACTCCATGATCAATTTCCACCCCTACGCCGGCCACCCCAACAGCATTCTGGCCGGCAAGGGACGTACCACCGGAATGACGCCGACCATCGTCTCCCGCGACGGGAATCCGATCCTGGTGGTGGGAGCTCCCGGCGCCACCCGGATCATCACCGCCGTGCTCTCGGTGATTCTCAATCACGTCGATTTCGGCATGTCCGTCACCGAGGCGGTTCTGGCGCCCCGCTTCGATTGCCAGGTGGACGCCATCACCTGCCAGGCTCGCATTCCGGAAGGAGTCTGCGCGGAGGTCCGCAAGAAGCACCCCATCCAGCGAATGCCTGTCAGCCACGGCGGGTTCGCCTTGGTTCACGCCATTGGGATTGACTCGGAAAGCGGAGCGCTGAGCGGCGCGGCCGACACCGGCGCCGACGGCATGGCCCTGCAGGTGGAGGACAGCCGGCTATAG
- the dnaX gene encoding DNA polymerase III subunit gamma/tau: MSYQVLARKWRPQTFASIVGQGATAETLKNAISQNRIAHAYLFAGARGVGKTTTARILAKALNCQQGPTVNPCNDCASCREVTSGQSIDVLEIDAASNRGIDEIRELRESVRYRAARDRYKVFIIDEVHMLTTEAFNALLKTLEEPPAHVVFILATTELHKVPGTILSRCQHFNFRAISYREIFERLELIAREERVRIGERALSAIARASEGSLRDGESLLDQAISLCGEEVGEEQVRDLLGVVPQQLLEDVAAAVIARDTKQVLALVDQVLTSGRNPQQLVRELMGHFRNLLMVKVAGKDSQLVAAPAEDLARLQTLSAQLSEEDVTRFFQILVATEGELRGSAHPRLHLELGLVRMVQAKRLAALEELLAAFSGDAPPGNPEPPATPGPPRSAPSPPPAIFQDSGPPTPAVAGTLLDRIREAAFSDSPMVASLLGKASDATVAGDEIRVRFAAGQRGSRELLQDGEKREVIARASAKLEGRRLKVSLLVEEDGPSSGTPLPAEVPPRTEVMPPSEDEIERRESKRILEDKRVQSFLEVFQVQEKPEVRKLK, from the coding sequence ATGAGTTATCAGGTTCTGGCCCGCAAGTGGCGGCCGCAAACGTTTGCTTCGATTGTGGGGCAGGGAGCCACGGCGGAGACCCTCAAGAACGCCATCTCCCAGAATCGCATCGCCCATGCCTATCTGTTTGCCGGGGCGCGGGGAGTGGGCAAGACCACCACGGCCCGGATCCTGGCCAAGGCGTTGAACTGCCAGCAGGGCCCGACCGTCAATCCCTGCAACGACTGCGCTTCCTGTCGGGAGGTGACTTCAGGCCAATCCATCGATGTTCTCGAGATAGATGCGGCCTCCAACCGCGGCATTGACGAAATTCGTGAACTGCGGGAAAGCGTCAGATACCGGGCGGCACGAGATCGCTACAAGGTTTTCATCATCGATGAAGTTCATATGCTCACTACCGAGGCATTCAACGCGCTGCTAAAAACCCTGGAAGAACCTCCTGCGCACGTGGTCTTCATCCTGGCCACGACCGAGCTGCACAAGGTGCCCGGAACCATCCTTTCCCGTTGCCAGCACTTCAACTTCCGCGCCATCAGCTACCGAGAAATTTTTGAGCGCTTGGAGTTGATCGCCCGTGAAGAGCGGGTCCGGATCGGTGAGCGGGCCCTGAGCGCCATTGCCCGGGCTTCCGAGGGGAGCCTTCGCGACGGGGAGTCGCTGCTGGACCAGGCGATTTCCCTTTGCGGCGAGGAGGTGGGGGAAGAGCAGGTGCGGGACTTGTTGGGCGTTGTCCCCCAGCAGTTGCTGGAGGATGTTGCCGCCGCCGTCATCGCCCGCGACACCAAGCAGGTGCTGGCGCTGGTGGATCAGGTCCTGACCAGCGGCAGGAACCCCCAGCAGTTGGTTCGCGAGTTGATGGGCCATTTCCGCAACCTGCTGATGGTCAAGGTCGCGGGCAAGGACTCTCAACTGGTGGCTGCCCCGGCGGAGGACCTGGCACGCTTGCAGACCCTCAGCGCCCAACTCTCGGAGGAGGATGTCACCCGGTTTTTCCAAATTCTGGTGGCAACCGAGGGAGAGTTGCGTGGTTCGGCTCACCCCCGGTTGCATCTGGAATTGGGCCTGGTCCGCATGGTTCAGGCCAAGCGCCTGGCAGCGCTGGAGGAATTGCTGGCGGCTTTCTCCGGAGATGCCCCTCCAGGAAACCCCGAACCGCCGGCCACGCCCGGCCCTCCACGGTCCGCCCCTTCGCCTCCCCCTGCCATCTTCCAGGATTCCGGCCCGCCTACTCCGGCCGTGGCGGGTACACTCCTGGATCGCATCCGTGAGGCGGCATTCAGCGATTCCCCGATGGTGGCATCCCTGCTGGGGAAGGCTTCGGACGCGACTGTCGCGGGAGACGAGATCAGAGTCCGGTTTGCAGCCGGTCAGCGCGGTTCGCGCGAGTTGCTGCAGGACGGCGAGAAGCGGGAGGTGATAGCGAGGGCGAGCGCCAAACTCGAAGGACGCCGTTTGAAGGTGAGTCTGCTGGTGGAAGAGGACGGGCCGTCCTCGGGAACTCCACTCCCGGCTGAAGTTCCACCGAGGACTGAGGTCATGCCGCCTTCGGAAGATGAGATTGAAAGGCGGGAGTCGAAGCGGATTCTCGAGGACAAGCGAGTGCAGAGCTTTCTGGAAGTGTTTCAGGTTCAGGAGAAACCGGAGGTTCGGAAGCTGAAGTAG
- a CDS encoding pyridoxal-dependent decarboxylase translates to MSYRDILQKIRLAFPQPVSDPIHDSYFVHSIMRALDQVDGLKTQLPILGSVVSGDFEQARKATMPDRMSSVEHVTSDLVGYLRGMTIFGHPHTQQNVIPPPTISSLIGVLLASLHNPNLAWDEYSRLVALAEAEAVGMTAQLVEYDPEQSGGVFTFGGTGTTLYGVKIGLEKACPQAMGKGTPEGTVVFVSDAGHYCAHNVVGWLGLGTENLVTIPTTDDNEMDLDRFEQEARAALASGKKIAAIIATLGTTDAFGLDDLQGIVSLRDAWVEEFKLDYRPHVHADAVIGWAWSVFNDYDFGSNPLGFRPRTLRALAGACRRIRHLSLADSVGVDFHKTGFAPYVSSLVLFREREDLGLVARSPEQMPYLYHFGDHRPGTFTLETTRAGTGPLAALGNYRLFGKQGLQVILGYIVEMAQLLREHLEGHEGITVLNRENFGTVTLFRAYPAGVDTFAIKRQEFNDPACRDVLISNNEYNRAIFRYVHSEAMAGRGAVISSTDCYRRTTYQEPIFALKSYILSPFVDEGHIEVVVAKVLEAREKIS, encoded by the coding sequence ATGAGCTATCGAGACATCCTTCAAAAGATTCGGCTCGCCTTTCCCCAGCCGGTCTCAGACCCGATCCACGATTCCTATTTCGTTCACTCCATCATGCGTGCGCTGGATCAGGTCGATGGACTCAAGACGCAGTTGCCGATTCTCGGTTCCGTCGTCTCCGGTGATTTCGAGCAGGCGAGAAAAGCCACCATGCCCGATCGGATGTCCTCGGTCGAGCACGTGACCTCCGACCTCGTCGGCTATCTTCGGGGCATGACGATCTTCGGCCATCCTCACACCCAACAGAATGTCATTCCCCCCCCCACCATTTCCAGCCTGATCGGCGTGCTGCTGGCTTCCCTGCACAACCCCAATCTCGCCTGGGACGAATACAGCCGTCTGGTGGCTTTGGCTGAGGCCGAGGCGGTCGGCATGACGGCACAGTTGGTCGAGTACGATCCGGAACAGTCGGGTGGCGTTTTTACCTTCGGCGGAACCGGCACCACTCTCTACGGGGTAAAGATCGGTTTGGAAAAGGCCTGTCCACAGGCCATGGGGAAGGGCACACCCGAAGGCACGGTTGTGTTCGTTTCGGATGCCGGACATTACTGTGCCCATAACGTCGTCGGTTGGCTGGGCCTGGGCACCGAAAACCTGGTCACGATTCCGACAACGGATGACAACGAGATGGACCTGGATCGCTTCGAGCAGGAGGCCAGGGCGGCATTGGCGAGCGGGAAGAAGATCGCCGCCATTATTGCGACCCTGGGAACCACTGATGCTTTCGGCTTGGATGACTTGCAGGGAATCGTGAGCCTGCGGGATGCCTGGGTGGAGGAATTCAAACTGGACTACCGTCCCCACGTTCACGCCGATGCCGTCATCGGCTGGGCCTGGTCGGTTTTCAACGACTACGACTTCGGGAGCAATCCGCTGGGTTTTCGTCCGCGAACCCTCCGGGCTCTGGCGGGAGCCTGTCGCCGCATCCGCCATCTGTCACTGGCCGATTCCGTTGGCGTGGATTTCCACAAAACCGGCTTTGCACCCTACGTTTCCAGCCTGGTTCTCTTCCGGGAGCGGGAAGACCTGGGCCTGGTGGCGCGGTCCCCGGAGCAGATGCCCTACCTCTATCATTTCGGAGATCATCGCCCCGGCACCTTCACGCTGGAGACGACCCGGGCCGGGACGGGCCCCCTGGCGGCGCTCGGAAACTACCGATTGTTCGGGAAACAGGGATTGCAGGTCATCCTTGGATACATCGTGGAGATGGCGCAACTCCTGCGGGAGCATCTGGAGGGTCACGAAGGAATAACCGTGTTGAACCGGGAGAATTTCGGGACGGTGACCCTGTTCAGGGCCTATCCTGCCGGTGTGGATACGTTCGCGATCAAGCGTCAGGAATTCAATGACCCCGCCTGTCGGGATGTCCTGATCTCCAATAACGAATATAATCGAGCCATTTTCCGGTATGTGCATTCCGAAGCCATGGCCGGGCGGGGCGCCGTTATTTCCTCCACCGATTGCTACCGGCGCACCACCTACCAGGAGCCCATCTTCGCCCTGAAGTCCTACATCCTGTCGCCCTTTGTCGATGAAGGCCATATCGAGGTCGTGGTCGCCAAGGTGCTGGAAGCCAGGGAGAAAATCTCCTGA
- a CDS encoding sugar ABC transporter substrate-binding protein, with translation MNSSKRPDRRSILMLLTTVCIGLTWLQCGRGTGPSAHDPVIALVMKTLNHPYFLDMQRGAKEAARNLNIRLVIQAAEREIDVEKQMQIVENMIQRRVSALCIAPSGSREIVPVIVKANRAGIPVLIVDTRVDREALNQAGGEIAGFVGSDNLRGGRVAGEYLVEHLNGQGRVAILEGIPGHETGDSRLRGFHQVIRNHPGIQVLSSQTANWERALGYTVFQNMLQAQPDIEALFSCSDMMALGAIEAIAEAGREGSIVVVGFDAASEAREAVRQGRLLASVAQFPYDMGKRVVENAVEVLKGNPIEKDVEVPIQLITKEVLDAEAPPNAPATGPKKNGESPG, from the coding sequence ATGAACTCAAGCAAGCGTCCTGATCGTCGTTCAATCCTGATGCTTCTCACCACGGTCTGCATCGGCCTGACCTGGCTGCAATGCGGGAGGGGAACCGGACCCTCTGCCCACGATCCCGTCATCGCCCTGGTGATGAAGACGCTCAATCACCCCTACTTCCTCGATATGCAGCGGGGCGCCAAGGAGGCTGCCCGCAATTTGAACATCCGACTGGTGATACAGGCCGCCGAGCGGGAGATAGACGTCGAAAAGCAGATGCAGATCGTGGAGAACATGATCCAGAGGAGGGTTTCGGCCCTCTGCATCGCTCCCAGCGGCTCCCGGGAAATCGTGCCCGTCATCGTGAAGGCCAATCGAGCCGGGATCCCGGTACTGATCGTGGATACCCGTGTCGACCGGGAGGCGCTGAACCAAGCCGGAGGTGAGATCGCCGGATTCGTGGGGTCTGACAACCTGCGGGGAGGCCGGGTGGCGGGTGAATACCTGGTGGAGCATCTGAACGGACAGGGGAGGGTTGCCATATTGGAGGGAATCCCCGGACATGAAACCGGGGACTCTCGACTCCGGGGCTTCCACCAGGTCATTCGGAATCATCCGGGCATTCAGGTGCTGTCGTCTCAGACTGCCAACTGGGAGCGAGCCCTGGGATATACCGTGTTTCAGAACATGCTCCAGGCTCAGCCCGACATCGAGGCTCTTTTCTCCTGCAGCGACATGATGGCCCTGGGCGCCATCGAGGCCATCGCCGAGGCCGGGCGGGAAGGGTCCATCGTGGTCGTGGGTTTCGACGCGGCCAGCGAAGCCAGGGAAGCGGTCCGGCAGGGCAGGTTGCTGGCCAGTGTGGCCCAATTCCCCTACGATATGGGCAAACGGGTGGTCGAAAACGCGGTCGAAGTTCTCAAGGGCAACCCGATCGAGAAGGATGTGGAGGTGCCGATTCAACTGATTACCAAGGAGGTCCTGGACGCAGAAGCGCCTCCCAACGCCCCAGCCACCGGCCCTAAGAAAAATGGGGAAAGTCCAGGATAA
- a CDS encoding SDR family oxidoreductase, protein MDIDGKVVFITGTRRIGRLVGVALGQRGARVALGYHRSRDSAEQAARELRAAGREAMPVQADLSREEEISDAVKRIAVMWGGVDVLVNLASVYASKPFEETTGSDWDLNMNVNLRSAFLCARAVIPGMKARGGGRIINCADWTAASGRPRYKGYLPYYVSKVGVVGLTEALALELAPYNILVNAIAPGPMVPPPDLAPEDVEKVREVTPLGRWGGGEQIALAAMSLIESDFITGECIRVDGGRHIF, encoded by the coding sequence ATGGACATAGATGGCAAGGTGGTATTCATCACCGGGACTCGGAGAATCGGCCGCCTCGTCGGCGTCGCTTTGGGGCAAAGAGGGGCCAGGGTCGCCCTGGGGTATCACCGGTCCCGGGACTCGGCCGAGCAGGCGGCCCGGGAGCTTCGGGCCGCCGGCCGGGAAGCCATGCCGGTTCAGGCCGACTTGAGCCGTGAAGAAGAGATCAGCGATGCGGTGAAGCGTATAGCGGTAATGTGGGGCGGGGTTGACGTCCTGGTGAACCTGGCATCGGTATACGCCTCCAAGCCGTTCGAGGAGACGACCGGGAGCGACTGGGACCTCAACATGAACGTCAACCTGCGCAGCGCCTTCCTGTGCGCCCGGGCCGTCATACCGGGAATGAAAGCCAGGGGGGGCGGGAGGATCATCAATTGCGCCGATTGGACGGCTGCCAGCGGCCGTCCCCGATACAAGGGATATCTGCCCTATTATGTCTCCAAGGTGGGCGTAGTGGGCCTCACCGAGGCGCTGGCCCTGGAACTGGCTCCCTACAACATCCTGGTCAATGCCATTGCGCCGGGTCCCATGGTGCCGCCGCCCGATCTTGCTCCGGAGGACGTGGAAAAGGTGCGAGAGGTGACGCCCCTGGGCCGCTGGGGGGGCGGGGAACAGATCGCCCTGGCGGCGATGAGCCTGATCGAGAGCGATTTCATCACGGGCGAATGCATCCGGGTCGATGGAGGCCGCCATATTTTTTAA
- a CDS encoding DUF3108 domain-containing protein, with the protein MSDRLLWGMMVLAAGIAGGSIWAQEGAPPAGPIEGVSQASGRSSGAFQSEVDGGSGSLPFEVGERLAYRVSWAETLEAGRAELRVASRGSEGSGGYRLVLDAESTPAMTSVYRLQFQCSSLFDPHQGLSREYRRSFKENGRTVRDRVVFNPAGGTARYVDSNKQVNKLTIQLGAQDPVSAIYLLRTLGLKPGLRILFPIVEGGETFEADVRVAGSELISTALGSFAAHRVEAALRRGGSVLRDKKMTLWFTNDPRRIPVLASVSLPFGSLLVELTSAD; encoded by the coding sequence ATGAGCGACAGACTATTGTGGGGGATGATGGTGCTGGCGGCCGGAATTGCCGGCGGCAGTATCTGGGCTCAGGAGGGAGCGCCTCCTGCCGGTCCCATCGAGGGGGTGTCCCAGGCCTCAGGCCGGTCAAGTGGCGCTTTCCAGTCCGAAGTGGATGGCGGGTCCGGCTCCCTACCCTTTGAGGTGGGAGAACGCCTGGCCTATCGCGTATCCTGGGCGGAGACCCTGGAGGCCGGCAGGGCTGAGTTGCGGGTGGCCTCCAGGGGCTCCGAAGGCTCGGGGGGCTATCGGTTGGTGCTGGATGCCGAAAGCACCCCTGCGATGACCTCTGTCTATCGCCTGCAGTTTCAGTGTTCTTCCCTTTTCGACCCCCATCAGGGGCTCAGCCGGGAGTACCGAAGATCCTTCAAGGAGAACGGCAGGACTGTGCGGGATAGAGTTGTCTTCAACCCCGCGGGCGGAACGGCCAGGTATGTCGACTCCAACAAGCAGGTCAACAAGCTCACGATCCAATTGGGCGCCCAGGATCCGGTCTCGGCCATCTACCTGCTGCGCACGTTGGGCCTGAAGCCGGGGTTGCGGATCCTGTTCCCTATCGTGGAAGGTGGAGAGACCTTCGAAGCCGATGTCAGGGTCGCTGGGAGTGAGCTGATTTCGACTGCACTGGGAAGTTTTGCGGCCCACAGGGTGGAAGCGGCTCTGCGGCGTGGGGGAAGCGTGCTGCGGGACAAGAAGATGACCCTCTGGTTCACCAATGACCCTCGACGAATACCGGTTCTGGCTTCGGTATCCCTTCCCTTCGGCTCGTTGCTGGTGGAATTGACCTCCGCTGACTGA
- the recR gene encoding recombination mediator RecR, which produces MRDYARPVEELIAELKKLPGIGSKSAQRLAFHIVRASSSEARGLAESILNVIDSIGYCSVCYNITDVDPCFYCTDPLRDRGLICVLEEPHNVIAVEKTREYRGLYHVLLGVLSPLNGIGPDQLKIKALLERLKDGQVEEVIVATNPSVEGEATALYLSKLIKPLQVRVTRIAMGVPVGGDLEYADEITMARALEGRRDL; this is translated from the coding sequence ATGCGTGACTACGCCCGCCCCGTCGAGGAATTGATCGCCGAGCTCAAGAAGCTGCCGGGCATCGGTTCCAAGTCGGCCCAGCGCCTTGCCTTTCACATCGTGCGCGCGTCCTCGAGCGAGGCCCGCGGGCTGGCCGAGTCCATTCTTAACGTCATCGATTCGATCGGCTACTGTTCGGTCTGCTACAACATCACCGACGTCGATCCCTGCTTCTACTGCACCGATCCTCTTCGCGACCGCGGCCTGATTTGCGTGTTGGAGGAGCCCCACAACGTCATTGCCGTCGAGAAGACCCGCGAGTACCGGGGACTCTACCATGTGCTGCTGGGGGTGCTGTCTCCCCTCAACGGCATTGGTCCCGACCAGCTCAAGATCAAGGCGCTGCTGGAACGCCTGAAAGACGGGCAGGTCGAGGAAGTGATCGTGGCTACCAACCCCAGCGTGGAGGGCGAGGCTACGGCTCTCTATCTGTCCAAGCTGATCAAGCCGCTGCAGGTGCGGGTGACTCGTATCGCCATGGGAGTGCCGGTGGGCGGAGACCTGGAATACGCCGACGAAATTACCATGGCGAGAGCTCTGGAAGGCAGGCGGGATCTGTGA
- a CDS encoding YbaB/EbfC family nucleoid-associated protein: MKNIQQIMKQAQQMQEQLQKQMAELSVEGTAGGGMVLVRMNGLKQVSEVKIDPDAAGSGDLEMLQDLVVAAFNEAARKVDEAMAGQIGGLTGGLRIPGMM, encoded by the coding sequence ATGAAGAACATTCAGCAGATCATGAAACAGGCGCAGCAGATGCAGGAGCAGCTGCAGAAGCAGATGGCGGAGTTGTCGGTCGAGGGTACGGCCGGTGGAGGAATGGTGTTGGTCAGGATGAACGGACTCAAGCAGGTGTCCGAAGTGAAGATAGACCCCGATGCCGCAGGCTCCGGAGACCTGGAGATGTTGCAGGATCTGGTGGTTGCCGCCTTCAACGAGGCGGCGCGCAAAGTGGATGAAGCCATGGCAGGTCAGATTGGAGGCCTCACCGGGGGATTGCGGATTCCGGGAATGATGTAG